Part of the Lebetimonas natsushimae genome is shown below.
AGGTGAGGATACTGAACTTGACAAATCAATAATCGAGGAAATAGGCGATCCGTTAGTTCATATGATTAGAAATTCAATAGACCACGGGATTGAACCTCCTGATGTAAGAAAAGCTAAAGGAAAACCGGAAGAAGGTACTGTATGGCTTAGGGCTTATAATGAAGGTAATATGATTGTAATTGAAATAAAAGATGACGGTGCCGGAATGGATCCGGAAAAATTAAAACAAAAAGCAATAGAAAAAGGGATTATTACCCCTGCAGAAGCTGAAAACATGAGTGATAAAGAAGCGTTTATGCTGATTTTCAAACCAGGGTTTTCAACCGCTGATAAAGTAACTTCCGTTTCAGGCCGTGGCGTCGGAATGGATGTTGTTAAAACCAATATTGAAAAATTAAACGGTATAATTGAGGTTGATTCTGTACCCGGACAGGGGACTACTTTTAAATTAAAAATTCCTTTAACGCTTGCAATTATTCAGGCACTTCTTGTGGCGAGTCAGGAAGAACTTTTTGCTGTGCCTCTTTCAAATGTAATTGAAACCGTCAGAATTGTGGAAGAAGATATTTACACAATTGAAGGTAAAAGTGTATTGAAACTCAGAGATGAAATTTTACCGCTTGTTAATATGGCGGACGTATTTAAAATAGAAAAGGTTTTAGAACCGGATAAATATCTCTATGTTGTTATTTTAGGATTAGGTGCTACCAAAATTGGTTTAATAGTTGACAGTTTTATAGGTCAGGAAGAGATTGTTATTAAATCTCTTGGAGAATTTTTGAAAGGAATTCCCGGTATTGCAGGCGCTACAATCAGAGGAGACGGTAGAGTGACATTAATTGTGGATGTTGCAAGTTTAATGAAATTGGCAAAAGAAACTCATAATAAAGTAAATGCTATTGAATCAGTCCAAGAAAACAAAAAGAAAAAAGAAAAACCAGAAGATTATGTGGTACTTATAGTAGATGATTCAAATATGGACAGGAAGATTATGAGACAGGCGCTTGAACCGTTAGGTGTTCAGGTTATTGAAGCAAAAGACGGAGTAGAAGCTTTAGAAATGCTTAAAAAGAATGCTGTAGATGCAATGCTTATAGATATTGAGATGCCTAGAATGGACGGGTATACACTGGCTCAGGAAATTAGAAAATATAATAAATACAGAAAACTTCCGTTAATTGCTGTTACAAGCAGAACCACAAAAGCGGATAGAGTCAGAGGGGTTGAAGTAGGTATGAATGAATATATAACTAAACCGTATACCCCTGAATATTTACAAAACGTAGTCAAAAGAAATTTAGGGTTATAAGGATAAAAAATGGGTAAATTAAATGAAGTTTTAAAACAGCAAAAAGAACTGCTAAATAAAGATGAGGAAGATAATATTATAGATGATTATGTACAGGTTGTAGGATTTATTGTAGGAGATGAGGAATTTGCAGTACCTATATTGTCTATTCAGGAAATTATTAAACCTATTGAATGGACAAGGGTACCTTTTACTCCTCCGTATGTTTTAGGAGTTTTTAATTTAAGGGGGAATGTATTGCCATTGATTGATTTAAGAATTAAATTCAATACTGCAACCGAACCGGAAATTGACCCTGACACTACAAGATTTATTGTAATGAAAATAAAAGAAGAAAATGTAGCATTCATTATTGATAAATTGACTTCAGCCCTTAGAATACCTAAAAAAAACATAACTCCTCCGCCAAGTACTTATGAAAACGAAGATGATATGATTGAAGGTATTGGAAGAATGGATGACGGTAGAATTATTACAATCTTAAAAGTCGATAATTTAATAAAAAGAGAAGAAATAGTAGGAAATTAATCTTTTAGATAAACCATATCATTCAATAAAAGAAAAAGTTCCCCAAGTAATTCTTTTTTTTCTTCTTCATCTAATTTAGTGTTTTGAAGATTTTCTTTTAAAAGATTTTCTATTTCATCTATTTCATAATCCAAATCTATTAAAATATCCCTTATTTTTTGAGTTCTTTCTAAAAATTCTATTTTATAGTCACCATTTTCATCAAATGTAATGATTGCTTCATTTGTATAACTGAAAAGATTGTGTTTCATGCCCAGAATTTCCTGATAAGCCCCTACCAAAAAGAAAGCCAGATAATAACTTTCTTTGCTTAAATCTACTTCATGAAGGTATAAAGGTGTTTCTTTATTAAATGGAATTTCGCCGTCACTATCACATGTTATATCCCAAATAGTCGCACTTCTGTTTGGAGACATGTTTAATTTGGTAATTGGCATTATTGGAAAACGTTGTTTTAATCCCCAAAAATCAGGAAGACTTTGAAAAATGGAAAAATTTGCCAAATATTTTTCCTGGGTTTTTTCATTTATTGCTTTTAGTTCTTTATTTTTAAATCCTTTATATGTTGCAAAAATAATAGCTTTTTTTATTATTAAATTAACTAAAATTTCCGCATTGCTTCTGTCTATCAAATCAATCATACCAAGATCAAATAGAGTTAGCAAACTTTCAAAATGATCAAGTGCATCATGAAAATATTCTATATAATTTGTTTCATTTATTAAATTATATAAATCGAAAAGCTCTTCTATTAAATCCGGATTTTTTTCTTTAAGACG
Proteins encoded:
- a CDS encoding hybrid sensor histidine kinase/response regulator — translated: MDEIQELLEDFLVEAFEMIEEMDQDLIELENNPDDLDLLNKIFRVAHTIKGSSGFLNFEKLAHLTHHMEAVLDKARKGELKITPEIMDVILESVDLMKAILEYIRDNGDDSSPDVNIDDIVKKLDAIANGEIPGDEKGNKEEKSEEKEGNVVGRINLDEITLENADELDLDSLTPEELDAVLEHLVKLRNEGEKKEETAKKENKEESKEEKQIPEKSQESTPVKKQETKPAAAKKTEIRKISAAEQTIRVDVKRLDQLMNLIGELVLAKNRLIKIYNDVEERYEGEKFLEELNQVVSSISIVTTDLQIAVMKTRMLPIGKVFNKFPRLVRDLSRELGKKVKLIIEGEDTELDKSIIEEIGDPLVHMIRNSIDHGIEPPDVRKAKGKPEEGTVWLRAYNEGNMIVIEIKDDGAGMDPEKLKQKAIEKGIITPAEAENMSDKEAFMLIFKPGFSTADKVTSVSGRGVGMDVVKTNIEKLNGIIEVDSVPGQGTTFKLKIPLTLAIIQALLVASQEELFAVPLSNVIETVRIVEEDIYTIEGKSVLKLRDEILPLVNMADVFKIEKVLEPDKYLYVVILGLGATKIGLIVDSFIGQEEIVIKSLGEFLKGIPGIAGATIRGDGRVTLIVDVASLMKLAKETHNKVNAIESVQENKKKKEKPEDYVVLIVDDSNMDRKIMRQALEPLGVQVIEAKDGVEALEMLKKNAVDAMLIDIEMPRMDGYTLAQEIRKYNKYRKLPLIAVTSRTTKADRVRGVEVGMNEYITKPYTPEYLQNVVKRNLGL
- a CDS encoding chemotaxis protein CheW; its protein translation is MGKLNEVLKQQKELLNKDEEDNIIDDYVQVVGFIVGDEEFAVPILSIQEIIKPIEWTRVPFTPPYVLGVFNLRGNVLPLIDLRIKFNTATEPEIDPDTTRFIVMKIKEENVAFIIDKLTSALRIPKKNITPPPSTYENEDDMIEGIGRMDDGRIITILKVDNLIKREEIVGN